Part of the Odontesthes bonariensis isolate fOdoBon6 chromosome 15, fOdoBon6.hap1, whole genome shotgun sequence genome, atgaaaaatgtcagacaaAAAGTAAACTCAgacttttaaacattttatttccgACATGTTAGACAGGCTTCGCACACGAGGCTTTAAGTTAGACCTACTTCTCTTACATATATCTGGCTGTTTGAGACTTTCGTATTCTCTTCCTCAAACCTCTGTAACTTTGGCACAGTATAAGGAACTATCTGCTGTTTTCATTCGTTTCGATGTCACTCATTTTGGGTTTCTTATTATTTATAGGTGGTCGCTGCTCCTCAGATGAGCTTCGCACAGGAGGTCATGGCATCTGCTCCTCCCCCCTACTCAGAATATGCTCACCCACAGGTAAAAGGAGTAAACAACAAACTTGTATAACTAAAATAAATATCAATTTCATTAAGGTTTTAGCCATGCTTTTGTACTGAATGTCATGCTGATTTATATCTACAATTAGACTCTAGTTTGACATGATGCTTCCTGTGAAAATTAGAGTGAGAAATAAACAGGAAAAAGTATTGGTGCCTCAGGAAGTATCATTTGGAAGTGGCGGGCATGCTGCTATCTAGTGGTGGTGTGATGGAAGTGTTCGAAAGCTCCTCCGTCTGATATTCAGGGAATGTAACTCTTAAGAGTTTCTTTCTGTATTTTTCACCAGGTTTATGTCCCAGACCCTTATGGAGACTACACTGCACCTCCCCCACATGCCACACAGGTTGTATACTCTGCTAATGGGCAGCCCTACGCTGTTGCTGATCCATATCCGTACCAAGGTGAGTACCTGCATGTTACGCAGCGTACGTGCAGAAGCGTTCCTCTGCTGCTCGTGACTACAGCCTCACAGTGAGAGAATCCGCAGTAGCTCCGTTTCTCATTGTGTCGTGCAGGTGGATACGCCGCTCCTGGAGTGAACCACGTCATAATCCGGGAGCAGCACCGTGATGACGGAGGAGACGTGGCCTGGGGCATGCTCGCTGGAGCGGCGACCGGCTTGGCGCTCGGCTCTCTCTTCTCGGTCTTCTAGTGACGCGAGTTTTGCACATTCGTTAGGTCGCAGTTCCCGTGTATCCCCAGCACATGGCCTCTCCTCTGTGCAGTCACATGATTTTGGATGAAAAGTGTGGCTGTTGGGCTACATCGATGAAACATGATTGTGATTGGCAGTGAACTGCTCAGTAAATACTATTAGCACTTTTCTCACATCGTTGGTGGTTCCCAACCCCATTTGTGTTGTCTTGATATAAATATTCTTTACCAAAATCACAACTATTACTCAATAATATTTATTAAACCTGAAAGGAAACACGCTACTTCATTGTTGTGCACACTCCAGGTCCTCCAAGTCAAGTTTGTTTCAGTTTCATGAAGCACAGTCGGCCTTTgtagtttcaaaatgatctttgTAATCGAGACTACTTGTTTTTGTCgtttgcgtgtgtttgtgttattttcCTTTACTTTATCTTTCTGTTAACTTTTACTGTGTTTCGGTTTTGAACCTGCAGTGTCTCTGGCATGTTATTGGCGGTGGAGGCAGCTATAGACGAGTGTTGCTCAGGCACAGTCAACTCTCTCCTTGTAGCATTCTGAGGGAGCTGTGAGGTAGAATCAAGTTTTAATGTCGTCTTtagcaaaaaataaaactggcattgacctgcagcagaaaggaaagGAACGTCACTTTTTTTGCATGAATTTTGCCTTTTAATTCGTCTCCCATCGGCAGCTGTTACATTGTACCTTTAGTTTGAATCGATGTTAAATTTAAGGACATTTCAATCCGTgtggattatttattttttctctctctctcaaagCCTCGAGTATTAATGGCGGCTTTATTCCAAATTGTAACTTGAGCTCCAAGAAAAATAAGTTCAGTTTACATTTCAAACGGATACCTTAATTGTACCAAGTCATTAAACTTCAACAGATTTTAGACGCTCACACAGATTTATCCAGAAGTAATTTTCTATGTCTTAAATTTGTTCTTGCTTCTTGAATGtactaattaaattatttaTCCTGCATTAAAAGCCAAAATGtattttaacaaataaatatattccAAGTTGATAAGCACTGTCATTTTCTTCATGCATCGTTTTGTTTATTCGACCCTGAGACTTGTGCACAGAGCGAGACGAGAGGAAAAGTGCAAACGACTTTCAGTTTTATTGGTGTAACATCTGCAAACTCCAAAATTCTTAAACATACTTCAAACCCAAAGGCACACtgatttatacatttataagAGCAGCGCTGCAGTTAAGCCCGTTTCAGCTTTACAGCCTGCCTACAGCAATATGATGGCACACAGGGAGTGTAAATATTTAACTGGAAAGTGATCTGAATTTAGAGATGCTCCCAAAAGCATCGCGACACAgttaaatgaatttaatttcAGCAACCTAACCGAAACCCCAGAAGACTTGCAGGTGTTAAAGCTCTATGTATTGAAATAAAATAACCAGGAAACAGCTGATTACATGTTTATAAAAGAGCAAAAATGCACTAAATTGACTGTATAAACTcccattcaaataaaaaaaagaaagttgacCATGAAACTAGCTATCTCAGGCCCCGTATCGTCCCCCTGACATTAGGTGGTGAGCATAGTGTTGGAAAGAAGGACAGATCAACCCAACTGTTCTAACGGTGATGCGTTTCATTAAGAATCTACTCTCTGTACATGTAAATCGAACACTTTGGTTCCTGAGATGAAAGCAGAAAGTCCAAGGAAAaacccttaaaaaaaataagcctCGGCGAATCGATAGATGAAAAAGTAAACAGAACTTTGAGCTCCAATAATCTCTCGTTAATGTccgccatttaaaaaaaagtcgggGACCAAAACATCAGTCACGTGATGGAAATAATTGCTGATCGTAGTCCTGTGGATGAGTAGAGACTGAGGACTTTTAGCCCTCTTGACCAAAGTCTTCGGTGAACTTCTTCAGCTTGTCCAGGTCCTGCTCGTTGACTGTGGGCTTGGTGTTGCTTAGCGACCTCAGCATGTCCCCCTGTACAGACAATATCAGGCAGGTCACAACAGATGCCCATCAGTATGTTTATCAGTAGCACTCATCGTCGAATGTCTCTTCTTACCATGGACACAACTGGCTCTAAAAGTTTCTCCCCAGGAACCTCCATCCACGTCATCTCTACGGCGTTGGGGTCTCCTGGTG contains:
- the plekhb2 gene encoding pleckstrin homology domain-containing family B member 2, with protein sequence MAMVKSGWLHRQSTILRRWKRNWFDLWADGRLVFYKDQQRRDMEDDIHMRVNCINIRSSAACQELNPPEGKTRDALLQIVCREGRVISLCADSADDALAWTMALQDARINAVVAAPQMSFAQEVMASAPPPYSEYAHPQVYVPDPYGDYTAPPPHATQVVYSANGQPYAVADPYPYQGGYAAPGVNHVIIREQHRDDGGDVAWGMLAGAATGLALGSLFSVF